The following are encoded in a window of Polynucleobacter sp. VK25 genomic DNA:
- the ftsY gene encoding signal recognition particle-docking protein FtsY, whose amino-acid sequence MFGLRKTLGSLFKSSKVDESWFETLEESLIQSDVGLPTTEQLISKLRKAAKSEKASSPEELQALLIQEVSTLLTAIEPSPNPLFTSNKPNTPEVWLVVGVNGAGKTTTIGKLCRLFQSQGKSVLLAAGDTFRAAARNQLQEWGGRNQVDVITQEGGDAAAVAHDAIHAAISRKNDILIIDTAGRLATQDNLMEELKKVKRVIGKALPGAPHHTLLVLDGNTGQNGLSQVKAFHAALGLTGIIVTKLDGTAKGGVICALAQTLQDGPKPAVLALGKGEGIDDLAPFTAGQYSSELFN is encoded by the coding sequence ATGTTCGGCTTACGTAAAACCCTCGGATCTCTTTTCAAATCAAGCAAGGTTGATGAATCTTGGTTTGAAACTTTAGAAGAATCACTCATTCAAAGTGATGTGGGTCTACCTACGACTGAACAACTCATCAGCAAACTACGTAAAGCAGCAAAATCCGAAAAAGCTTCTAGCCCAGAGGAGTTGCAAGCGCTTCTTATTCAAGAAGTCAGCACATTGCTAACGGCTATTGAGCCCTCACCAAATCCACTGTTTACAAGTAATAAGCCTAACACTCCAGAGGTATGGTTAGTTGTAGGGGTAAATGGCGCTGGCAAGACAACGACTATTGGCAAACTCTGCCGACTCTTTCAGTCACAAGGAAAATCCGTGCTCTTAGCTGCTGGCGACACCTTTAGAGCTGCTGCACGCAACCAGTTGCAAGAATGGGGTGGACGCAACCAGGTTGACGTCATTACCCAAGAGGGAGGTGATGCAGCAGCTGTGGCGCACGATGCGATTCATGCTGCGATCTCTCGCAAGAATGACATTCTGATTATTGACACTGCTGGTCGTCTGGCTACCCAGGACAACCTGATGGAAGAGCTCAAGAAAGTGAAGCGCGTCATCGGTAAAGCACTTCCTGGGGCACCGCACCACACCCTGCTCGTTTTGGATGGCAATACTGGGCAAAATGGCTTGAGCCAGGTAAAGGCCTTTCATGCTGCTCTAGGCCTTACAGGAATCATTGTGACTAAGCTGGATGGGACTGCTAAAGGCGGTGTTATCTGCGCCTTGGCCCAAACCCTACAAGACGGCCCAAAACCAGCTGTTTTAGCCCTAGGCAAGGGTGAAGGAATTGATGATTTAGCCCCCTTCACAGCAGGGCAATATTCATCCGAATTATTCAATTAA
- a CDS encoding pitrilysin family protein, whose translation MLSNLLRNSFLFILFAQIAWAVSAQSADTHEYQLNNGLKLIVREDHRAPTVAHMVWYRAGSIDEVNGKTGVAHVLEHMMFKGTDKVKAGEFSRLVAAVGGRENAFTSRDYTAYFQQVEKSKLEDVIKLEADRMSKLNFDDAEFLKEIQVIMEERRLRTEDNPSSLLNESLMATAYMSSPYRHPIIGWMNDLQNMKAADARDWYRSWYAPNNATVVITGDVDSKKVLSLVEKYYGAAAAHELPVRKPQIEPVQKGVKQVQVKAPADSAQLSMAWKAPRLEPGKLDDPEPYALELLTAVLDGYDNARLNRTLVKQEKVVNDVGVGYDMISRGPELFLISATMAKGKTVDQAQASIRKALDELKQKGILESELKRIKVRILSEQIYKRDSIFGQAMEIGSTEMAGFSWRDIDYMLEKMQTITPAQVQAVAKKYLVDDGLTIAVLDPQARQSVGKEGK comes from the coding sequence ATGCTTTCCAATTTACTTCGAAATTCCTTTTTATTCATCCTGTTTGCTCAAATTGCTTGGGCTGTTAGCGCCCAATCAGCAGATACGCATGAATATCAGTTAAACAATGGCCTGAAACTGATTGTGAGAGAAGATCATCGTGCTCCAACGGTAGCGCATATGGTCTGGTATCGAGCTGGATCAATAGATGAAGTCAACGGCAAGACTGGCGTTGCGCATGTGCTGGAGCACATGATGTTCAAAGGCACTGACAAGGTGAAGGCAGGCGAATTTTCTCGCTTAGTGGCTGCTGTGGGTGGGCGCGAAAACGCATTTACCTCGCGCGATTACACCGCTTACTTTCAACAGGTTGAAAAATCTAAATTAGAAGATGTCATTAAGCTTGAGGCAGATCGTATGTCGAAGCTCAATTTTGACGATGCGGAGTTCTTAAAAGAAATTCAAGTCATCATGGAAGAGCGTCGTTTACGCACTGAAGACAATCCAAGCAGTTTGCTCAATGAGTCATTGATGGCAACTGCCTATATGAGTTCTCCATATCGTCATCCAATTATTGGCTGGATGAATGACCTGCAGAATATGAAGGCAGCTGATGCACGGGATTGGTATCGCAGTTGGTATGCACCCAACAATGCAACTGTGGTTATTACTGGCGATGTAGATTCCAAAAAAGTGTTGAGCTTGGTAGAAAAATATTATGGCGCAGCTGCTGCTCATGAATTGCCTGTTCGCAAGCCGCAAATTGAGCCGGTGCAAAAAGGGGTGAAGCAGGTTCAGGTAAAAGCGCCTGCTGACAGTGCGCAACTATCGATGGCTTGGAAGGCTCCACGCCTTGAGCCTGGTAAGTTAGATGACCCTGAGCCCTATGCCCTAGAGCTTTTGACGGCAGTGCTTGACGGATATGACAACGCTCGCTTAAATCGCACCCTCGTTAAACAAGAAAAAGTAGTGAATGATGTTGGTGTGGGTTACGACATGATTTCTCGTGGGCCAGAGTTGTTTTTAATTAGCGCAACCATGGCTAAGGGAAAAACGGTTGACCAAGCCCAAGCAAGTATTCGGAAGGCGCTTGATGAGTTAAAACAAAAAGGAATCTTAGAGTCTGAGCTGAAGAGAATTAAGGTCCGTATTTTGTCTGAGCAAATCTACAAGCGCGATTCTATCTTTGGCCAGGCAATGGAAATTGGCAGCACTGAAATGGCTGGCTTCTCTTGGAGGGATATTGATTACATGTTGGAGAAAATGCAAACCATTACTCCTGCGCAAGTTCAGGCTGTTGCGAAAAAATATCTGGTGGATGATGGTTTGACAATTGCGGTTTTGGATCCACAAGCTCGTCAATCTGTAGGTAAGGAGGGTAAATAA
- a CDS encoding cytochrome c oxidase assembly protein: MTVTYSANRQILLKLLIASVMMFGFGYALVPMYKALCEVTGINVVTSKNDYGVRAISPNKVGNTQVNYARTVTIEFDSNSRGPFTFKPVKNFLEVHPGEMTEIVYEVTNNLNRSVRAQAIPSYAPKSATEFFTKLECFCFQEQTLAANETKKMPVVFVIDAGLPDDVKTITLSYTFFELGLGGTPPAPKSRVAS; encoded by the coding sequence ATGACAGTTACTTATTCTGCAAACCGCCAAATCTTATTGAAGCTGCTCATTGCTTCAGTGATGATGTTTGGTTTTGGTTATGCCTTGGTTCCGATGTACAAGGCCTTGTGTGAGGTAACTGGAATTAATGTTGTAACGAGCAAGAATGATTACGGTGTCAGAGCCATCAGCCCCAATAAGGTTGGTAACACTCAGGTTAACTATGCTCGTACTGTAACTATTGAGTTTGACTCGAATAGTCGTGGACCATTCACTTTTAAGCCAGTGAAGAATTTTTTAGAAGTGCATCCTGGCGAGATGACTGAGATTGTTTATGAGGTAACAAACAATTTGAATCGTTCAGTTCGGGCACAAGCAATACCAAGTTATGCGCCTAAGAGTGCAACAGAGTTTTTTACGAAATTAGAGTGTTTTTGTTTTCAGGAACAAACGCTAGCAGCAAATGAAACAAAAAAGATGCCGGTAGTCTTTGTGATTGATGCAGGCTTGCCGGATGATGTGAAAACCATTACGTTGTCTTACACCTTTTTTGAGTTAGGTTTGGGTGGTACGCCTCCCGCTCCTAAATCAAGGGTTGCTTCTTGA
- a CDS encoding SCO family protein yields MNFLRLCCLAILCFVLTACSPKPEFKNIDITGSTAFGKDFSLVDPDGKVRTLADFKGKVVVMFFGYTQCPDVCPTTLTEMQQVMTLLGPQSDKVQVLFVTVDPERDTAEILKQYVPAFDPRFLGLRPADEASLEKVTKDFKIYYKKVPGTKPGSYTMDHTAGSYAFDPEGRLRLYIKHAQGPETLAHDLKELLK; encoded by the coding sequence ATGAATTTTCTGCGCCTTTGCTGTTTAGCAATCCTCTGTTTTGTATTGACTGCTTGTAGCCCAAAGCCAGAATTCAAAAATATTGATATCACTGGCAGCACAGCCTTTGGTAAGGACTTTAGTTTGGTAGATCCTGATGGCAAGGTGAGAACCTTGGCAGACTTTAAGGGCAAAGTGGTGGTGATGTTCTTTGGCTACACCCAGTGCCCAGACGTTTGCCCAACGACCTTGACAGAAATGCAGCAAGTGATGACTCTGCTCGGACCCCAGTCAGATAAGGTGCAAGTACTTTTTGTAACAGTAGATCCTGAGCGAGACACTGCAGAGATTCTCAAGCAGTATGTTCCCGCATTTGATCCACGTTTCTTGGGTCTACGCCCTGCGGATGAGGCATCTTTAGAGAAGGTCACCAAAGACTTTAAGATTTATTACAAGAAAGTGCCAGGAACTAAGCCAGGCTCTTACACAATGGATCACACAGCGGGTAGCTATGCATTTGATCCTGAGGGTCGCTTACGTTTGTATATCAAACATGCTCAAGGTCCAGAGACCTTGGCGCATGACTTGAAAGAACTACTGAAGTAA
- a CDS encoding heme A synthase, with amino-acid sequence MPSLILFMELAAIAIIFAGLPLLYLWRKSGYSFFQKLNWVLVFMTFDLIVFGAFTRLTDSGLGCPDWPGCYGTSNPFHALSDIQQAESALPTGPVTVIKAWIEMIHRYLAMTVGALILVQVSIAFSKLKSLGKAPLFGSLGLLLLVCVQGAFGAWTVTLKLQPIIVTIHLMLALVLLACLTAYAQQSWEQKYSSVRTIRIRPVSAQLLTLSFIVLFTQIFLGAWVSTNYAVLACPDFPTCLGSAWPETNWREGFTLWRQLGLNAQGEFISPVALQTIHWAHRLFALLVLVVLGTLGWRALKLATPVLAGLGQVAKLLLLVLLLQVITGISNVVFQWPLFAALLHTAGSAALVFCLVRMSYWTSWQSFIQKKMA; translated from the coding sequence ATGCCAAGTTTGATTTTATTTATGGAGTTAGCAGCAATTGCCATTATTTTTGCTGGCTTGCCACTACTGTATCTTTGGAGAAAGTCAGGCTATAGCTTTTTCCAAAAACTCAATTGGGTACTGGTCTTCATGACGTTTGATCTGATTGTGTTTGGTGCATTTACACGCCTCACAGATTCTGGATTAGGCTGCCCCGATTGGCCTGGATGCTACGGAACTTCCAATCCCTTTCATGCGCTGAGCGATATTCAACAAGCTGAGAGCGCCTTGCCTACAGGGCCCGTGACGGTAATCAAGGCCTGGATCGAAATGATTCATCGCTACTTAGCCATGACTGTGGGCGCTTTAATTTTGGTGCAAGTGTCCATTGCATTTTCTAAGTTGAAGTCTTTAGGAAAAGCCCCGCTGTTTGGCAGCTTGGGCCTACTGTTGTTAGTCTGTGTACAAGGCGCATTTGGTGCTTGGACCGTCACCTTAAAGTTACAGCCAATCATCGTTACGATTCATTTGATGTTGGCCTTAGTCTTGTTAGCTTGTTTAACAGCCTACGCACAGCAGTCATGGGAACAAAAATATTCCTCCGTTCGCACTATTCGGATTCGCCCAGTTTCAGCACAACTGCTTACCCTCTCTTTCATCGTTTTATTTACTCAAATTTTCTTGGGGGCTTGGGTGAGTACAAATTACGCTGTACTAGCCTGCCCTGATTTTCCAACTTGCTTAGGTAGTGCATGGCCCGAGACAAATTGGCGTGAAGGCTTTACGCTTTGGCGTCAGCTCGGCTTAAATGCACAGGGTGAGTTCATTTCCCCGGTTGCCTTGCAAACCATTCATTGGGCGCATCGGCTATTTGCATTATTGGTATTGGTAGTGCTTGGAACTCTGGGTTGGAGGGCTCTTAAGCTCGCAACCCCAGTTCTTGCGGGTCTTGGCCAGGTGGCAAAGCTTTTGTTGCTTGTGCTGCTGTTGCAGGTAATCACGGGCATTTCTAATGTGGTGTTTCAGTGGCCCTTATTTGCAGCCCTATTACATACCGCTGGCTCTGCTGCTTTGGTATTCTGTTTGGTCAGAATGAGTTATTGGACTTCTTGGCAGTCTTTCATTCAAAAGAAGATGGCGTAA
- a CDS encoding SURF1 family protein, producing MISLFTALIAKRTVATVSALLVIAIGCGAGIWQLGRAETKIALAANLQARQQMPVLNANQGPWTLEEANERRMNARGQYIPEAAVWLDNRPRPIPPSGSTSSQSGFYLMMPLRLEGKDEVLWVNRGWAPRNNENRETLPIVQTPNKVVSIEGIVFAHPGKVYELGGSKISAYEGKPRIEQNFDLMVQAKLHGWSQAPFILRELEVGADDGLLRDWAPLTSGVDRHYAYAFQWFALAFTGFVFWLISGLRQYKRQGFGNGHRGDQE from the coding sequence TTGATTAGTCTTTTTACTGCCCTCATTGCTAAGCGCACAGTTGCTACTGTATCAGCCTTGCTAGTCATTGCAATTGGCTGTGGTGCTGGTATTTGGCAGCTAGGTAGAGCCGAGACCAAAATTGCCTTAGCGGCAAATTTACAAGCTAGACAACAAATGCCCGTCTTGAATGCCAATCAAGGTCCCTGGACCCTAGAGGAGGCGAATGAGCGTCGTATGAATGCGCGTGGGCAATATATTCCTGAAGCAGCTGTATGGCTGGATAACAGGCCAAGACCTATTCCCCCAAGTGGCAGCACTAGTTCACAGTCAGGTTTCTACCTCATGATGCCTTTAAGACTCGAAGGTAAGGATGAGGTCCTCTGGGTAAACCGCGGCTGGGCGCCACGTAATAATGAAAATCGCGAAACTCTGCCGATAGTCCAAACTCCAAACAAGGTAGTCAGCATTGAGGGTATCGTTTTTGCTCATCCTGGCAAAGTTTATGAGTTGGGTGGTAGCAAGATTTCTGCCTACGAGGGCAAGCCAAGAATTGAGCAAAATTTTGATTTAATGGTCCAGGCCAAGCTACATGGCTGGAGTCAAGCCCCCTTTATCTTACGTGAGCTTGAGGTTGGTGCCGATGATGGCTTGCTGCGTGATTGGGCGCCCCTGACAAGCGGAGTCGATCGCCATTATGCTTATGCATTCCAGTGGTTTGCCTTGGCTTTTACTGGATTTGTATTTTGGTTAATCAGTGGTTTACGGCAATATAAACGTCAAGGTTTTGGCAATGGGCATCGAGGGGATCAAGAGTGA
- the cyoE gene encoding heme o synthase: MSDSKTSAPVAMPRWRQYWVLTKPRVTQLAVFCAVIGMFLATPGMVPYPVLFGGIVGIWLLAGAAFAVNCLIEQAVDAKMKRTAWRPSATGEVTPFHIIIFSIVLGSLGMIILWNFCNPLTMWLTLATFVGYAVIYTWLLKPATPQNIVIGGLSGAMPPALGWAAVTNTLSAEAWLLVLIIFVWTPPHFWALALYRRDDYAQSGLPMLPVTHGERFTLLNMVLYALILIAATMLPYIYGMSGIIYLVSAIILGLMFLAYVVALFMSYSDALAKKTFRFSITYLSLLFAALLIDHYFL; this comes from the coding sequence ATGAGTGACTCTAAAACAAGCGCACCTGTCGCTATGCCGCGATGGCGTCAATATTGGGTTTTAACCAAACCTAGAGTGACTCAGCTCGCCGTATTTTGTGCGGTCATCGGCATGTTCTTGGCGACACCGGGGATGGTCCCTTATCCGGTACTCTTTGGCGGAATTGTTGGTATCTGGCTTTTGGCAGGCGCTGCATTTGCGGTGAACTGTTTAATTGAGCAAGCTGTTGATGCCAAGATGAAGCGCACTGCTTGGCGTCCCTCTGCAACGGGTGAAGTCACCCCTTTTCACATTATCATTTTCTCAATCGTTCTAGGTTCACTCGGAATGATTATTTTGTGGAATTTCTGTAACCCCTTAACGATGTGGCTAACGCTTGCTACTTTCGTTGGTTATGCAGTGATCTATACCTGGTTGCTCAAGCCCGCAACACCACAAAACATTGTGATTGGTGGCTTATCAGGCGCAATGCCACCAGCGCTTGGTTGGGCGGCGGTGACAAATACGCTTTCTGCAGAAGCTTGGCTTTTAGTTCTGATTATTTTTGTATGGACCCCTCCGCATTTTTGGGCTTTAGCCTTATATCGTCGCGATGATTATGCTCAATCAGGCTTACCGATGCTACCGGTGACTCATGGAGAGCGCTTTACGTTACTCAATATGGTGCTTTATGCCTTGATATTAATTGCCGCAACTATGCTGCCTTATATCTACGGCATGAGCGGTATTATTTATTTAGTGTCGGCAATCATTCTGGGTTTAATGTTCTTGGCCTATGTAGTTGCGCTATTTATGTCATACAGCGATGCCTTGGCCAAAAAGACATTCCGCTTTTCGATTACCTATCTTTCGCTACTCTTTGCGGCACTCTTGATAGACCATTATTTCCTCTAA
- the rpoH gene encoding RNA polymerase sigma factor RpoH, producing the protein MVQKKSDKPNLQTLPVAQTAAASAFPMLPTLGVGTLDSYIAYVNRVPMLSAAEELHLAQEFRRTENVDAAKTLVLSHLRLVVSVARQYLGYGIPHADLIQEGNIGLMKAVKRYDPNNGARLVSYAIHWIKAEIHEYILKNWRLVKTATTKAQRKLFFNLRSNKPTLSALTPSEVDALAKALDVKGSDVKEMEMRLAGGDVALEGDDSDDESAYAPIQWLADSSQEPTARIASAEADAMQGPKLDQALMALDERSRNIVQSRWLAMDAEGNGTKTLHDLADEYGISAERVRQIETAALKKMRGLLQAA; encoded by the coding sequence ATGGTTCAAAAGAAATCCGACAAACCGAATTTGCAAACGCTGCCAGTCGCGCAGACTGCGGCGGCGTCTGCATTTCCAATGCTGCCAACTCTTGGGGTTGGCACTCTCGATTCATACATTGCCTACGTTAATCGCGTACCGATGCTTAGCGCTGCAGAAGAGTTGCATCTTGCGCAGGAATTTCGTCGCACAGAAAATGTAGATGCCGCTAAAACTTTAGTGCTCTCACATTTGCGTTTGGTGGTATCTGTTGCGCGCCAGTATCTTGGCTACGGTATTCCACATGCTGACTTGATTCAAGAAGGCAATATCGGCTTGATGAAAGCGGTTAAACGCTATGATCCAAACAATGGTGCGCGTTTAGTGTCTTATGCAATCCATTGGATCAAAGCAGAGATTCATGAGTACATTCTCAAGAATTGGCGTTTGGTCAAAACTGCAACAACTAAAGCACAACGCAAGCTGTTTTTTAACTTGCGTAGCAACAAACCGACTTTGAGCGCACTAACTCCAAGCGAAGTAGATGCCTTGGCTAAAGCACTTGATGTCAAAGGTTCTGATGTCAAAGAAATGGAAATGCGTCTTGCTGGTGGTGATGTTGCGCTTGAAGGCGATGATAGCGATGATGAGTCCGCTTATGCACCCATCCAATGGCTAGCAGACAGCTCTCAAGAGCCTACTGCGCGCATTGCCAGTGCTGAGGCTGATGCCATGCAAGGCCCCAAGCTAGATCAGGCCCTGATGGCCTTAGATGAGCGCAGCCGCAATATTGTGCAATCCCGTTGGTTAGCAATGGATGCTGAAGGTAATGGCACGAAGACATTGCATGACCTTGCTGATGAATACGGCATCTCTGCGGAACGTGTTCGCCAAATTGAAACTGCCGCCCTCAAAAAAATGCGTGGACTACTCCAGGCAGCCTAA
- a CDS encoding twin transmembrane helix small protein — translation MKWLIPIVLLMIVFSLGSALYYMMKDRGNSSRMVHSLMLRIGLSVALFLGILVAHYFGLIEATGIKVGTN, via the coding sequence ATGAAGTGGCTTATTCCGATTGTCCTACTAATGATTGTTTTTAGCTTAGGATCAGCCTTGTATTACATGATGAAAGACAGGGGTAATAGTTCGCGAATGGTTCACTCGCTCATGCTACGTATTGGCCTATCTGTCGCCTTGTTTTTGGGAATTCTCGTTGCCCACTACTTTGGCCTAATTGAGGCCACTGGAATTAAGGTAGGCACCAATTAA
- the ctaD gene encoding cytochrome c oxidase subunit I: MSTVSTTHDHDHAHDHAHDDHMPHGWRRWLFATNHKDIGTMYLIFSFISLLAGGTMALGIRLELFQPGLQFFRPEFFNQLTTMHGLVMVFGAIMPAFVGFANWMVPLQIGASDMAFARMNNFSFWILPVAATLLLSSFLVPGGAPAGGWTIYAPLTSQMGPGMDMAIFALHLLGASSIMGSINIIVTILNMRAPGMTLMKMPMFCWTWLITAYLLIAVMPVLAGAITMVLTDRHFGTSFFSAVGGGDPIMFQHIFWFFGHPEVYIMILPAFGIVSEIVPAFSRKTLFGYSSMVYATSSIAILSFIVWAHHMFATGMPVTGQLFFMYATMLIAVPTGVKIFNWVATMWKGSMTFETPMLWAIGFIFVFTMGGFTGLILAMAPIDIGLQDTYYVVAHFHYVLVAGSLFAMFAGFYYWCPKWTGRMASETRGKIHFWTSMIFFNITFFPMHFLGLAGMPRRYADYPTQFADFNLIASIGALGFGLSQVYFLFCVALPAYRGNGEKAPAKPWDGAKGLEWTVPSPAPHHTFETPPSAEQMREAGI; encoded by the coding sequence ATGAGCACAGTCTCTACTACCCACGATCACGATCACGCACACGATCACGCGCATGATGATCACATGCCACATGGCTGGCGTCGTTGGTTGTTTGCAACCAACCACAAAGACATTGGCACGATGTATTTGATCTTCTCATTCATTAGCTTGTTAGCTGGTGGCACGATGGCCTTGGGAATTCGTTTGGAATTATTCCAACCAGGCTTGCAGTTCTTCCGTCCTGAGTTCTTTAATCAGCTGACAACCATGCACGGTTTGGTGATGGTGTTCGGCGCGATCATGCCGGCATTCGTAGGCTTTGCTAACTGGATGGTGCCTTTGCAAATCGGCGCATCTGATATGGCATTTGCTCGTATGAACAACTTTAGCTTCTGGATTCTGCCAGTGGCTGCAACCTTGTTGTTGAGCTCATTCCTAGTTCCTGGTGGCGCTCCAGCAGGTGGTTGGACTATCTATGCTCCATTGACCTCACAAATGGGGCCTGGCATGGACATGGCTATTTTTGCTCTCCATTTATTGGGTGCCTCATCCATCATGGGTTCGATTAACATCATCGTGACCATTTTGAACATGCGTGCTCCTGGCATGACCTTGATGAAGATGCCAATGTTCTGCTGGACTTGGTTGATTACTGCTTATTTATTGATTGCTGTGATGCCTGTATTGGCTGGCGCAATTACGATGGTGTTGACTGACCGTCACTTTGGTACCTCTTTCTTCTCTGCTGTTGGTGGTGGCGACCCGATCATGTTCCAGCATATTTTCTGGTTCTTCGGTCACCCAGAGGTTTACATCATGATTCTTCCTGCATTCGGAATCGTGAGTGAAATCGTTCCAGCTTTCTCCAGAAAAACTTTATTTGGTTACAGCTCCATGGTTTATGCAACATCGTCTATCGCGATCTTGTCATTCATTGTTTGGGCTCACCATATGTTTGCAACAGGTATGCCAGTAACAGGCCAATTGTTCTTTATGTACGCAACGATGTTGATTGCTGTACCAACAGGCGTGAAGATTTTTAACTGGGTTGCAACAATGTGGAAAGGTTCAATGACCTTTGAAACTCCAATGTTGTGGGCTATTGGCTTTATCTTCGTGTTTACGATGGGCGGCTTTACTGGTTTGATCTTGGCAATGGCGCCAATTGATATTGGCCTGCAAGATACCTACTACGTTGTAGCGCACTTCCACTATGTGTTGGTAGCGGGCTCATTATTTGCAATGTTTGCCGGCTTCTACTACTGGTGTCCTAAGTGGACTGGTCGTATGGCTAGTGAAACTCGCGGCAAGATCCACTTTTGGACCTCCATGATTTTCTTCAACATTACCTTCTTCCCAATGCATTTCTTGGGTCTAGCTGGTATGCCACGTCGCTATGCTGACTACCCTACTCAGTTTGCTGATTTCAATTTAATTGCTTCAATCGGCGCTCTAGGCTTTGGATTATCGCAAGTGTATTTCTTGTTCTGCGTAGCATTGCCTGCTTATCGTGGTAACGGTGAGAAGGCTCCAGCTAAGCCTTGGGATGGTGCTAAGGGTCTAGAGTGGACAGTACCTTCACCAGCGCCACATCACACTTTTGAAACTCCGCCTAGCGCAGAGCAAATGCGTGAAGCAGGAATTTAA
- a CDS encoding cytochrome c oxidase subunit 3, whose amino-acid sequence MSSNSTPYYFVPGLSRHPAMAALGLIAFGFGISGWVNHASWGGPLTLTGVAWVIFVLYNWFGDTIAESNAGKNGINVDISYRWSMAWFIFSEIMFFGAFFAALFYARNIAMPWMGDVESKLLWPNFQAVWPNDGPAGLVEKFTTMGPWPIPTINTLLLLSSGVTITIAHHALVENHMKKAIIGLAATVGLGIVFLGFQVYEYYHAYHELNLKLTSGIYGSTFFMLTGFHGFHVFLGGTMLAIVLRRMIRGDFTSKHHFAFEGAAWYWHFVDVVWLGLYIAVYWM is encoded by the coding sequence ATGTCATCCAATTCAACCCCATACTATTTCGTCCCTGGACTATCTAGGCATCCAGCCATGGCGGCACTAGGCTTGATCGCCTTTGGTTTCGGTATATCTGGCTGGGTTAACCACGCTTCTTGGGGTGGTCCATTAACCCTTACTGGTGTGGCCTGGGTGATCTTTGTTCTTTATAACTGGTTCGGTGACACGATTGCAGAGTCCAATGCCGGCAAGAACGGTATCAACGTAGACATCTCTTATCGCTGGTCAATGGCCTGGTTCATCTTCTCCGAAATTATGTTCTTCGGCGCTTTCTTTGCGGCCCTCTTCTATGCGCGCAATATTGCGATGCCTTGGATGGGCGATGTAGAAAGCAAATTGCTTTGGCCTAATTTCCAGGCTGTTTGGCCAAATGATGGTCCTGCTGGTTTGGTTGAAAAATTCACCACCATGGGTCCATGGCCAATTCCAACCATCAACACATTGTTGCTATTGAGTTCTGGTGTGACTATTACGATTGCTCACCATGCATTAGTAGAAAACCACATGAAAAAAGCCATTATTGGCTTAGCTGCAACAGTTGGTTTGGGCATCGTCTTCTTGGGCTTCCAGGTATATGAGTACTACCATGCATACCATGAGCTCAACCTGAAATTAACATCAGGTATCTACGGCTCTACTTTCTTCATGTTGACCGGCTTCCACGGCTTCCACGTGTTCCTTGGTGGCACGATGTTGGCAATTGTCTTGCGCCGTATGATTCGCGGGGACTTTACTTCTAAGCACCACTTTGCTTTTGAAGGCGCCGCTTGGTATTGGCACTTTGTTGACGTAGTCTGGCTGGGTCTGTACATCGCTGTTTACTGGATGTAA
- a CDS encoding DUF2970 domain-containing protein translates to MQSMKAVMWGFLGVRKKSGLQEDVASLSFVHIIIAGVVGALIFMGVLLLIVKVVVSH, encoded by the coding sequence ATGCAGTCTATGAAAGCCGTGATGTGGGGTTTTCTGGGAGTGCGTAAGAAATCAGGTTTGCAGGAAGATGTTGCTTCATTGAGTTTTGTACACATTATCATTGCCGGAGTTGTTGGTGCCTTGATTTTTATGGGCGTCCTGCTATTGATAGTGAAAGTAGTTGTGTCCCATTGA
- a CDS encoding cytochrome oxidase small assembly protein: protein MKQEFNTSLKQAQAANNRRLGLILLSIAAVFFIGIVMKWSFMG from the coding sequence GTGAAGCAGGAATTTAATACGTCTCTTAAACAAGCCCAGGCTGCGAATAATCGCCGCTTAGGGCTGATTCTTTTGAGCATTGCCGCAGTTTTCTTTATCGGCATTGTGATGAAGTGGAGCTTCATGGGTTAA